Below is a window of Pagrus major chromosome 21, Pma_NU_1.0 DNA.
gacaaatccaaccaggacatacagttcacatttccattcactttcagagagctgaatgtgctgaaggaaaaaaagtaCAGCTTGGTCGAACTTATTCATTACTTCTTTCCTGAAGCCAAAGAAGCAGGAATCTGCAGGTTTGAAGACTTcaaggttgtgttcatctttgacggtctggatgagtgccgacttcctctggacttccacaacaatgagatcctgactgatgttacacagtccacctcagtggatgtgctgctgacaaacctcatcagggggaaactgcttccctctgcacgcctctggataaccacacgacctgcagcagccaatcagatccctcctgagtgtgttgatatggtgacagaggtcagtgggttcactgacccacagaaggaggagtacttcaggaagagattcagagacgaggagcaggccagcagtATCATatcccacatcaagacatcgCAGAGCTTCCACATaatgtgccacatcccagtcttctgctggatcacctCTACAGTTCTAGAAGATGTGTTGAaaaccagagagggaggagagctgcctGAGACTCTGACGGAGTTGTACAttcacttcctggtggttcagatGAAATTGAAGAATGTCAAGTATGAGGGaagagctgagacagatcctCACTGGAATCCGGAGAACAGGAAGATGATTTtatctctgggaaaactggcttttgagcagctgcagaaacgCAACCTGATCTtttatgaatcagacctgacagagtgtggcattAATATCAGAGCAGCGTCCGTGTAttcaggagtgttcacacagatctttaaagaggagagaggactgtaccaggacaaggtgttctgctttGTCCATCTGAGcattcaggagtttctggctgctctttaTGTTCATCTGACATTCATCACATCTGGTATCAATCTGCTGTCAGAAGAACCATCAACCAACCATGAATCTGCAGTCACACGCttctaccagagtgctgtggacaaggccttacagagtccaaacggacacctggacttgttcctccgcttcctcctgggtctttcactgcagacaaaTCAGATTCTTCTGAAAGGCCTGCTGACACCGGCAGGAAGCAGCTCACAGATCAATCAGGAAACAGTCCAgtacataaataataagatcGACAAGgatctgtctccagagagaagcatcagtCTTTTCCACTGTCTGAACGAACTGAATGATCGCTCTCTAGTGGAGCAGATCCAACGGTACCTGAGATCAGGAAGTCTttccacagataaactgtctcctgctcagtggtcagctctggtcttcatcttactgtcttCAGAAAAAGATCTGGATGTGTTTGACCTGAACAAATACactgcttcagaggaggctctgctgaggctgctgccagtggtcaaagcctccaggAAAGCTCTGTAAGTACAGAGATAGTTAGATTTATATATCATAACTTAAATATTCTTTTTGGCTTATtgcttcatttttctttattcttatCCTgtcaggctgagtggctgtaacctCTCAGAGAAAATCCTTGAAGCTCTGGtttcagttctcagctcccagtcctccaatctgagagaactggacctgagtaacaacaacctgcaggattcaggagtaaGGGTTCTGTCTGCTGGActgcagagtccacactgtacactggaaactctcaggtcagatAAAGTAGTTTGTCTTAAATCATTTGAAATTTTTCTCTAAATTATCAGCTCTGTACAGAGTAAACAGCCTCTCTCAAGGCTCACAATCATATCCAAAAGAGTTGTGTTATGTCGCAGACTGCCTCCTTGAGGGTCAGAGCACATACAGCACCGACCAATCCGACAGGTAAAGAAGAATTTGCATGCCCCTGGCCAGAGCAGAGTTTGCTGCTGCAAGCACAACGTCAATGGTCAAGGAGCATAAAAAACACTTGGCAAGGCACCTTGGCGAGACAGGTCAAGGACGTATAAGAACAGTAATTAATCTGCAATGAGCGGAGATGTTAAGCAGTGAGCAAGGCAAGCTGGCCAGGAAAATAAAGGTAGCTACTTATCTGGAAAGATCCGACGCCTGGTTGGAGTGTCTGGAATAAACTCCTGGCAACGGAGATGAGCACCGCCATGATGCCTATGGAGGGACGAACACGGCTCAAACCAACAGGTTATGAGGCTATTGGCACAGGCGGCAATGTTCAGCACTTATGCTAGCTAATACTAACAACATACACAACCTGCATGTTAGGGTGAGAAGATGAAAATGAGAGTGCTGGGTGCCAGGCCCCTTTATCAGGTTGTTTGTGTCACCAAGGTCACATGGGACTTTGTTGGTATTATGTCAATGCTTATCCAGGTATTTCGTACCATCTCTGGCGGTTAGTTAGAATGTAATAGAACCAGATTTATCATCAAAGAGGATTATATTTAACcacaaatgttattttctttctgttgattATTGTCTCATCAGACTGAGTGGCTGTaacctgtcagagagaagctgtgagagtctgtcctcagttctcagcctCCAGTCCCCTaatctgagagagctggacctgagtaacaacatgCTGCAGGATTTGGGAGTGAGACTGCTGTCGGCTGGActgcagagtccacactgtacACTGGAAACTCTGGGGTCAGTGCATGTTACAATTTCCCCTAAATGTTTTCAGATGTTCCTCTTACCTCTATGCAGCTTAAACAGCCTCTTACATACCAGCATTTCTGAATCTCCCAAATGTTCCATCAGGAGTTGTAAATTTACAGTTAAGAAGTTCTTTCCTAATTTACCTTCAGCTAATGGCCAGCTCACAGGTGTGAAGTCTGGCTCATGTAGAGATCCCCCATTAAGCTTTGGCATTGTGTGATTTGGAATTACtacatgtttgtttaatcttGAATTCAGCATAATTCAAGGTTTTAACCAATGCTGAGAAGAACTATAGTATATCACCAAATTTACCAACTCTTCACTGGTTACCTATTACGAGATTGTTTCAGTTACGCTGTCTTTATTTTTGACGCATTGATAATAgttctatattttttttcttatttattattgtCACTCCAGACTGAGTACCTGTAACCTCTCAGAAAcatgctgtgaagctctgtcgTCAGTTCTCGGCTCCCAGTACTCTAGTCTGAGAaaactggacctgagtaacaacaacctgcaggataCAGGAGTGAAGCTGTTATCTACTGGACTGCAGGGTCCACACTGCACACtggaaactctcaggtcagaATTCATCAACCTGTTCCTCTTAACACCTAAACTACATTAATGGATAAACTCATAAACTgtataacatttaaaaacagttttgtttattttctctttccattaacatgtttcagttttttctgtGAGGAATCAGAGATGTACCAGCCATGTTGTCAGACTGCTGATGGACATCAGTGGATGTTTACTTGTGACTAGAAAGAAAATCTGTGACCCTGTTAATGCAACACAACAGCAACCATCCAGCCCTCTCAGTACCCTCACATTATGTGACGTGTGTttgcaggctgtcaggctgtctgatcacaaaGGAgggctgtgcttctctggcctcagctctaagctccaacccctcccattTGAgggagctggacctgagctacaatcatccaggagactcaggagtgaagcagcttTCTGCTGGACTCGAGGATCCACACTGGAGATTGGACAACCTCAGGTATAGGAGCctattttatatatacagtcTGAGACCACTAGTCAAGATACTTTTGTTTTGCATGTAATACTATTTTTATGCCTCCGTACCAGTGCCTGGAGGAAATGTTCACTTAGACTCCAGATGAACTGATAAGAtgttggtggtcaaaggtcaaggtcgTGGCACCCATTTTTTCAtggggtggctgtggctcaggggtagagccagcatcttgttatcagaaggtcgctggtttgattcccctggtctgtatgttaaagtgtccttgggcaagatactgaaccccaaacggctcctgatgtgctggtcggttctcattacaaatgataatatcagcgtaacagtttgactgaaaagttaaaccttttaaaaaatgtacatgatTTATTAGAATATCACAGTATTTGGTACGccccccttttgctttaatggcagcatgcactcgagctggcatggactccacaagctTGTTTAAAACCTTGATGACGCAAGtcagcatgatttgacagtgttccacaaaTCTTCTTTTAATGTCACAGaatgcttggctttctcagtctttaACTGTCCCCATATATGTTCAACTCCTTTCAGAGTGGAGCCTGGTGGAGTCCGATGGTTGAGAccaggtctgaggaagtgtaagtgtgtttttgatttaattcaTGCAAAAGAAAGCAGCACACTTGTAGCCATCTtcaaactgtgacatcactcatTCAAATCACTAATGTCCTGATTCAAACTGTCAATAAATGAAAAGAGTGTAGATGAATCACTGTTTCTTGTTCTGTCCAACAGATTCCTGTGAACCCATACTCGACACAAACATGGGAAACAGAaagatcaaactgtctgacaacaacaggatgGTGACATTTGTAGGGGAGGTTCAGTCATATCCTGACGATCCAGACTTCAGGACTCAACTGGTGCTGTGTCAAAATGGTCTGACTGGccgctgttactgggaggttgAGTGGAAAGGACTGGTGTCTATATCAGTGTTGTACAGACAAGTTGGCAGGAGAGGAAATGGATATGACTGTGAGTTTGGAAGAAATGATCAGTCTTGGAGTCTGGAATGCTCTGACGTTGGTCACTATGTCAGGCACAATAATAGAGGAATATTcattcctctcccctcctcctccacctctgtctctaacagagtagcagtgtatgtggactgtcctgctggcactctgtccttctacagagtgtcctctgacacactgatccacctccacaccttcaacacaACATTCAGTAAACGCCTTTATCCTGGGTTTGGGTTCCGGTCTTTTTGGTCTTGgtcctcagtgtttctgtgttctCTGTAAATGGAAAAGTGTTCCCCTGTTCAAGCAACTTTA
It encodes the following:
- the LOC141017436 gene encoding NLR family CARD domain-containing protein 3-like; protein product: MKQEELADCLQSKILALVCQRRLKSNLKKGFQRVFEGIAKAGNPTLLNQIYTELYITEGRTGAVNDEHEVRQIETASRKPDRRETTIRCNDIFKPSPGRDEPIRTVMTKGVAGIGKTVLTQKFSLDWAEDKSNQDIQFTFPFTFRELNVLKEKKYSLVELIHYFFPEAKEAGICRFEDFKVVFIFDGLDECRLPLDFHNNEILTDVTQSTSVDVLLTNLIRGKLLPSARLWITTRPAAANQIPPECVDMVTEVSGFTDPQKEEYFRKRFRDEEQASSIISHIKTSQSFHIMCHIPVFCWITSTVLEDVLKTREGGELPETLTELYIHFLVVQMKLKNVKYEGRAETDPHWNPENRKMILSLGKLAFEQLQKRNLIFYESDLTECGINIRAASVYSGVFTQIFKEERGLYQDKVFCFVHLSIQEFLAALYVHLTFITSGINLLSEEPSTNHESAVTRFYQSAVDKALQSPNGHLDLFLRFLLGLSLQTNQILLKGLLTPAGSSSQINQETVQYINNKIDKDLSPERSISLFHCLNELNDRSLVEQIQRYLRSGSLSTDKLSPAQWSALVFILLSSEKDLDVFDLNKYTASEEALLRLLPVVKASRKALLSGCNLSEKILEALVSVLSSQSSNLRELDLSNNNLQDSGVRVLSAGLQSPHCTLETLRLSGCNLSERSCESLSSVLSLQSPNLRELDLSNNMLQDLGVRLLSAGLQSPHCTLETLGLSTCNLSETCCEALSSVLGSQYSSLRKLDLSNNNLQDTGVKLLSTGLQGPHCTLETLRLSGCLITKEGCASLASALSSNPSHLRELDLSYNHPGDSGVKQLSAGLEDPHWRLDNLRVEPGGVRWLRPGLRKYSCEPILDTNMGNRKIKLSDNNRMVTFVGEVQSYPDDPDFRTQLVLCQNGLTGRCYWEVEWKGLVSISVLYRQVGRRGNGYDCEFGRNDQSWSLECSDVGHYVRHNNRGIFIPLPSSSTSVSNRVAVYVDCPAGTLSFYRVSSDTLIHLHTFNTTFSKRLYPGFGFRSFWSWSSVFLCSL